Genomic DNA from Enterococcus saccharolyticus subsp. saccharolyticus:
CCGAAGTGATGCAAGAATTTGTGGATGTCGCAAAATCCCTTTCTGATATTGCTACACAATTAAAAATTAGTATTGAACAATTTCAATTATAAAAAAAGACCTGAAGAGCGAATGCTGTTCAGGTCTTTTTTAGTATTATAGTTGTTGCTTTGCTTGATCGATTTGTTTTTTGATTTGGGCAAATCCAGTACCACCTAACGAATCACGATTTTTGACAGCCGTATAGGAGCTTAATTTGTCGTATAAATCTGTTTCGATTGCAGGAACAATCTCTTGGTATTCTTCCAGTGAGATGTCTTGCAAATAAATTCCTTTTTGGATACAAGAGAAAACTAATTTACCAACAATTTCATGCGCTTCTCTAAAAGGAATGCCTTTGTTAGCTAGGTAGTCAGCTAACTCAGTCGCGTTTGAGAAATCTTTTTCAGTCGATTCTAGCATGTGTTGTTGATTCACTTTCATTGAAGCAATCATTCCCGACATGATTGTCAAACTTTTTTCAACGGTTTCAACAGTATCGAACATGCCTTCTTTATCTTCTTGGAAGTCTTTGTTATAGGCGAGCGGTAAACCTTTCATCACCGTTAATAACCCGAATAAATCACCATAGACGCGTCCTGTTTTTCCACGAATTAATTCAGCCATATCAGGATTTTTTTTCTGAGGCATAATAGAACTTCCTGTTGAAAAGGTGTCTGATAACTGTACGAATTGAAATTCGTGACTACACCATAAGATGATTTCTTCACAAAAACGGGAAAGGTGCATCATTAAAATTGAAGAATTACTTAAAAATTCTAAAATAAAATCTCGGTCGCTAACAGCGTCTAAACTATTCGTATAAACAGCATTAAAACCTAGTTCTTTTGCAGTAAATTCACGGTCAATTGGGAAGGTTGTTCCTGCTAAAGCTGCCGCACCTAATGGTGAACAATCGATTCGTTTCAAGTTTTCGGTTAGACGCTCTTGATCGCGAGTTAACATTTGATAATAAGCCAATAAATGATGAGCAAAAGAAATTGGCTGTGCATGTTGTAAATGGGTATAACCAGGCAT
This window encodes:
- the argH gene encoding argininosuccinate lyase; its protein translation is MKKLWGGRFDGKNEDWIDAFGASIFFDQSLAKQDILGSLAHVKMLVHTKILSEEEGQQIIDGLKIIQQKVANDELDYTVQNEDIHLNIESFLHEEIGPVAGKLHTARSRNDQVATDMHLYLKEKVQDILEKIHELRLVLVTKAEENIETIMPGYTHLQHAQPISFAHHLLAYYQMLTRDQERLTENLKRIDCSPLGAAALAGTTFPIDREFTAKELGFNAVYTNSLDAVSDRDFILEFLSNSSILMMHLSRFCEEIILWCSHEFQFVQLSDTFSTGSSIMPQKKNPDMAELIRGKTGRVYGDLFGLLTVMKGLPLAYNKDFQEDKEGMFDTVETVEKSLTIMSGMIASMKVNQQHMLESTEKDFSNATELADYLANKGIPFREAHEIVGKLVFSCIQKGIYLQDISLEEYQEIVPAIETDLYDKLSSYTAVKNRDSLGGTGFAQIKKQIDQAKQQL